One genomic segment of Flagellimonas marinaquae includes these proteins:
- a CDS encoding NAD(P)H-dependent flavin oxidoreductase: protein MQHRITELFGIEYPIVQGGMIWASGWRLASAVSNAGGLGLLGAGSMYPEVLEEHIIKCKKATDKPFGVNVPMLYPDIEKLMDIIVEQGVKIVFTSAGNPKTWTKFLQDKGITVVHVVSSVKFALKAQEAGVDAVVAEGFEAGGHNGRDETTTMVLIPSVKEKITIPLIAAGGIATGRAMLAAMVLGADGVQVGSRFVASHEASSHEMFKQMIVQAKEGDTQLTLKELAPVRLLKNKFFQDIQQAYAKGVNMEELKELLGRARAKKGMFEGDMDEGELEIGQVSGLIHAISPAAQIVADLMAEFNEAKAEMCQY from the coding sequence ATGCAACATAGAATCACAGAACTTTTCGGAATAGAATATCCCATTGTACAGGGCGGCATGATTTGGGCCAGCGGTTGGCGCTTGGCCTCTGCCGTGTCCAATGCAGGAGGACTGGGCCTATTGGGCGCCGGGAGCATGTATCCCGAAGTGTTGGAGGAACATATCATAAAGTGCAAAAAAGCGACCGATAAGCCGTTCGGGGTGAATGTGCCCATGTTGTACCCGGATATTGAAAAGTTGATGGACATTATTGTTGAGCAAGGCGTGAAAATTGTTTTTACTTCGGCGGGCAATCCAAAAACATGGACCAAGTTTCTTCAAGATAAAGGGATAACTGTTGTACATGTAGTGAGCAGTGTAAAGTTTGCTCTTAAGGCGCAAGAAGCCGGTGTGGATGCTGTTGTTGCCGAAGGTTTTGAAGCTGGAGGACACAATGGACGGGACGAAACCACTACAATGGTACTTATTCCTTCAGTGAAGGAAAAAATCACAATTCCCCTTATTGCGGCCGGCGGCATAGCTACGGGTAGGGCCATGTTGGCCGCTATGGTTTTGGGTGCCGATGGAGTACAGGTGGGAAGTAGGTTTGTAGCATCGCACGAAGCCTCGTCGCACGAAATGTTCAAACAGATGATTGTACAGGCCAAAGAAGGCGATACCCAACTTACATTAAAGGAGCTGGCACCGGTACGTTTACTAAAAAACAAATTTTTTCAGGACATACAGCAGGCCTATGCCAAAGGTGTAAATATGGAGGAATTGAAGGAATTATTGGGGCGGGCCAGAGCCAAAAAAGGAATGTTCGAGGGTGATATGGATGAGGGCGAACTGGAAATAGGCCAAGTCTCCGGACTTATTCATGCAATTTCGCCTGCAGCACAGATCGTGGCGGATTTAATGGCTGAATTTAATGAAGCAAAAGCGGAAATGTGCCAGTATTAG
- the mnmA gene encoding tRNA 2-thiouridine(34) synthase MnmA — MKKVVVGLSGGVDSSVTAYLLKEQGYDVIGLFMKNWHDDSVTISEECPWLEDSNDALIVAEKLGIPFQTVDLSVEYKERIVDYMFNEYEKGRTPNPDVLCNREIKFDVFLNIALQLGADYVATGHYCRKGTIKNEDGTETYQLLSGKDPNKDQSYFLCQLSQEQLSKTLFPIGDLLKPEVRKIAADNNLITADKKDSQGLCFIGKVHLPEFLQQKLKPKKGVIVEVPANAEQFSVNTPEFNNQRDKLIFQAEKPVYSKTDGKVVGEHQGAHYFTIGQRKGLNVGGTKEPLFVIDTDVDKNIIYTGQGKSHPGLYRNTLFIKEDELHWVRPDLALKLDETMEVRARIRYRQPLQQATLYKVENGLFVDFKDKQSAITEGQFAAWYLDDELIGSGVIS, encoded by the coding sequence ATGAAAAAGGTAGTTGTAGGACTTTCTGGAGGGGTGGATTCCAGCGTGACCGCTTACTTGCTCAAAGAGCAGGGATATGATGTTATTGGCCTGTTCATGAAAAACTGGCATGATGACTCGGTGACCATATCCGAGGAGTGTCCGTGGTTGGAGGATAGCAATGATGCATTGATCGTTGCGGAAAAGTTGGGGATTCCTTTTCAGACGGTAGATTTAAGTGTAGAATACAAGGAGCGTATCGTTGATTATATGTTCAATGAATACGAAAAGGGAAGAACTCCAAATCCAGATGTTTTGTGCAATCGTGAAATTAAATTCGATGTGTTCCTTAACATAGCATTGCAGTTGGGTGCCGATTATGTGGCAACAGGACATTATTGCCGTAAAGGCACCATTAAAAATGAAGACGGAACGGAAACCTACCAATTATTATCGGGCAAGGACCCGAACAAGGACCAATCCTACTTTCTGTGTCAGCTGTCGCAAGAGCAACTATCCAAAACGTTGTTTCCCATCGGAGATCTTTTAAAACCAGAAGTGCGAAAAATTGCTGCGGATAACAATCTTATCACTGCAGATAAAAAAGATTCCCAAGGGTTGTGTTTTATTGGAAAGGTGCATTTGCCGGAATTTTTGCAACAAAAACTGAAACCCAAAAAAGGTGTCATTGTGGAAGTACCTGCCAATGCGGAACAATTTTCGGTCAATACGCCCGAATTTAATAACCAAAGGGATAAACTCATTTTCCAAGCCGAAAAGCCCGTCTACTCAAAAACAGATGGCAAAGTAGTCGGCGAGCACCAAGGAGCACATTACTTTACCATAGGCCAACGTAAAGGATTAAATGTAGGGGGAACAAAAGAACCATTGTTTGTAATAGACACCGATGTGGACAAGAATATAATATACACCGGTCAGGGCAAATCTCACCCCGGCCTTTACCGAAACACGTTGTTTATTAAGGAGGACGAACTCCATTGGGTACGGCCCGATCTAGCCCTAAAGTTAGATGAGACCATGGAGGTAAGAGCCCGTATCCGATATCGTCAACCCCTACAGCAAGCTACACTATATAAAGTAGAGAATGGATTGTTTGTGGACTTTAAGGATAAACAATCGGCCATTACCGAAGGACAATTTGCTGCTTGGTATTTGGATGATGAACTAATAGGTTCTGGTGTCATTTCTTGA
- a CDS encoding fasciclin domain-containing protein gives MKALKTLTRLSLMFLLLTIVSCSDDDEGTMPEVEPTVTIVDAAQATADLSTLVSALQKADESANNDLVAALSGEGPFTVFAPTNQAFSDLLAQLDGFDSLDDFNSQQLQDLLAVILTYHVVADAAVLSSDLSDGQTITTLQGSTIQVSTTGGVFISDATDVDAEVTTANVEVSNGVVHIIDKVLLPQAILDELADIILVPITDLAIGNENLQNLVAALSAANGDLPTVLRGDGPFTVLAPTDDAFATFLDGAALEDVPVEVLTNVLLNHVISGEITSTDLTGLGSGYTSTLATGAGDQNVSLFFNTSDGVTFNGVSSVVTPDVKALNGIVHVVDAVIDIPNIVDHAVANPGLSSLVGALTEGGNTTFTDLLSDEEMDFTVFAPGNDAFGAFTNPNSNDINAILSNHVIVGAAAFSSGLSNSYVNTAAEFDTDENLSLYINTDDGVTLNGVSNVVMADIVASNGVIHTVDAVIDLPTVVTFAVADPTFDSLQAALTAEGQPDFVATLSGTGPFTVFAPTNDAFQALLDSNDMWNELGDIDGGLLTSVLQHHVVASANVRSGDLSDGIMATTLEGDDITINLPGTSDNIADVTDGAGNTGIGIIAVDVQAINGVIHAVDTVLIPDTNN, from the coding sequence ATGAAAGCATTAAAAACCCTAACACGATTATCTTTAATGTTCTTATTGCTGACCATTGTATCCTGCTCGGACGACGACGAGGGAACAATGCCAGAAGTAGAACCGACCGTAACCATTGTTGACGCTGCACAAGCTACCGCCGACCTCAGTACTTTGGTAAGTGCGCTTCAAAAGGCAGACGAAAGTGCAAACAACGATTTAGTAGCTGCTTTGAGCGGTGAAGGACCATTTACCGTATTTGCCCCGACCAATCAAGCCTTTAGCGATTTATTGGCCCAACTGGATGGATTCGACTCCTTGGACGATTTTAATTCTCAACAACTCCAAGACCTGTTGGCCGTGATTCTTACGTATCACGTTGTAGCAGATGCTGCCGTTCTATCATCAGACTTGAGTGATGGGCAGACCATAACCACCCTACAAGGCTCAACTATTCAAGTATCCACTACTGGTGGTGTATTTATTAGTGACGCTACCGATGTGGACGCCGAAGTAACCACTGCCAATGTTGAAGTGTCCAATGGTGTGGTACACATTATTGATAAAGTTCTATTGCCACAGGCCATTCTGGACGAGTTGGCAGACATTATCCTTGTGCCCATTACAGATTTGGCGATTGGCAACGAAAACTTGCAGAATTTGGTTGCTGCCTTAAGTGCCGCCAACGGAGATTTGCCTACCGTGCTTCGCGGGGATGGCCCATTTACAGTATTGGCCCCGACCGATGATGCCTTTGCCACATTCTTGGATGGTGCAGCATTGGAGGACGTGCCTGTAGAGGTACTCACCAACGTATTGTTAAACCATGTGATAAGTGGAGAAATTACTTCTACCGATCTAACTGGACTTGGTTCCGGGTATACCAGTACTTTAGCTACAGGAGCTGGTGATCAAAATGTAAGTTTGTTCTTCAACACTTCCGATGGTGTCACCTTTAATGGAGTATCTTCTGTTGTAACGCCGGATGTTAAGGCATTGAACGGAATCGTGCACGTTGTAGATGCCGTAATCGATATACCAAATATTGTTGACCATGCAGTGGCCAACCCAGGACTTTCATCTCTGGTAGGGGCCCTAACAGAAGGTGGAAACACGACCTTTACAGATTTGCTTTCTGATGAAGAAATGGATTTTACCGTATTCGCCCCAGGTAACGATGCATTTGGTGCATTTACCAATCCAAATTCCAACGATATTAATGCAATCCTGTCCAACCACGTGATTGTAGGAGCTGCTGCATTCTCGTCAGGTTTGTCCAACTCTTATGTTAACACTGCAGCTGAATTTGATACCGATGAGAACCTGAGTCTTTATATCAATACAGATGATGGTGTAACCCTGAACGGCGTAAGCAATGTTGTAATGGCAGATATCGTAGCCAGCAATGGAGTGATCCATACAGTTGACGCGGTCATAGACCTCCCAACAGTGGTTACCTTTGCGGTGGCCGATCCAACTTTTGATTCTTTACAAGCGGCATTGACCGCAGAGGGTCAGCCTGATTTTGTTGCCACACTTTCCGGGACTGGGCCATTCACGGTATTTGCTCCGACCAACGATGCCTTCCAAGCTCTATTGGACAGCAACGATATGTGGAACGAATTGGGAGATATTGATGGTGGATTATTGACCAGCGTACTGCAGCACCACGTAGTAGCCTCTGCCAATGTACGTTCTGGAGATTTGTCCGATGGCATTATGGCGACTACTTTGGAAGGAGATGACATTACCATAAACCTACCAGGTACCAGTGATAATATTGCAGATGTTACCGACGGTGCCGGAAACACGGGCATTGGAATAATCGCAGTAGATGTACAGGCCATAAACGGCGTTATCCATGCAGTGGACACTGTATTGATCCCCGATACAAACAACTAG
- the yidC gene encoding membrane protein insertase YidC: MEEKKLDIKSIIGFVLIFGILVFMFYQNQPTPEELEAQKAEQAKIEAEAAKVENEAQKEPVQKAKVIDLTDSIAVADYKNTVGAFGFTQTAEDITTLENEVLLLKISNKGGQIVEAKMKDYVTFDSIPVYLVKDGNANFAINFSSSDNRSLSTADLFFEPSLTKSGENQVLSMKAKVANNQYLEYRYEMKPNEYLVDFTIRSQGLSGVFNTSKPVTLEWDLKGIRHNKSVMYENRYTRLTYNHDEGNISKLSESSDFDEETEEDVKWLSYRQHFFSSILATDDHFKTAALTSTNLVEEESKEILFTKSYSTKAPLEFKGGELSQNMHWYYGPTDVKVLDDYKDLGLADSIPFGWGIFGWINRYIFTPFYTFLSSFLPYGIAIIIMTIVVRLALSPVTYKSYLSQAKMKVLKPEISEINEKYKDNAMKKQQETMKVYNKAGVSPMSGCVPALLQLPIFYSLFMFFPTSFALRQKPFLWAEDLSSYDTIFELPFTIPFYGDHVSLFPILASVAIFFYMQMTTGQSMQMQQQPGMPNMKFIMYLSPIMMLFFFNNYASGLSLYYFISNLITIFIMLAIKNYILDEDKIHAQIQENKKKPKKENKFQRKMREMMEQAEEQKKAGRR, encoded by the coding sequence ATGGAAGAAAAGAAGCTGGATATTAAATCCATTATTGGATTTGTACTGATATTTGGGATACTGGTTTTTATGTTTTACCAAAATCAGCCAACACCAGAAGAGTTGGAAGCTCAAAAAGCGGAACAGGCAAAGATCGAAGCTGAGGCAGCCAAGGTCGAAAATGAAGCTCAAAAAGAGCCGGTGCAAAAAGCCAAGGTAATCGATCTTACCGATTCCATTGCGGTGGCGGATTATAAAAATACAGTTGGCGCATTTGGGTTTACCCAAACGGCAGAAGACATTACTACCTTGGAGAACGAGGTTTTATTGCTGAAAATTTCCAATAAGGGAGGCCAGATCGTAGAGGCCAAAATGAAGGACTATGTGACTTTCGACTCCATACCTGTGTATTTGGTGAAGGATGGGAACGCCAATTTTGCGATAAACTTTAGCAGTTCGGATAATAGATCGCTCAGCACAGCTGATTTGTTCTTTGAGCCATCGCTTACCAAGAGCGGCGAGAACCAGGTCTTGTCCATGAAGGCCAAAGTAGCCAATAATCAATATTTGGAGTATAGGTACGAAATGAAGCCAAACGAGTATTTGGTCGATTTTACCATTAGATCGCAAGGGTTGAGCGGTGTTTTTAACACAAGTAAACCAGTTACCTTGGAATGGGACCTAAAAGGCATACGACATAATAAAAGTGTTATGTACGAGAACCGGTATACCCGATTGACGTACAATCACGATGAAGGTAACATTAGCAAACTTTCGGAAAGTAGCGATTTTGATGAGGAAACTGAGGAGGATGTAAAATGGTTATCGTACCGCCAACACTTTTTTAGCTCTATTTTGGCAACGGACGACCATTTTAAAACCGCAGCTTTAACTTCTACCAATTTGGTCGAGGAAGAAAGCAAGGAAATACTTTTCACCAAATCTTACAGTACAAAAGCGCCTTTGGAATTTAAAGGAGGGGAGTTGTCCCAAAATATGCATTGGTATTATGGGCCAACCGATGTTAAGGTCTTGGATGATTATAAGGATTTGGGACTGGCGGACTCCATACCCTTTGGTTGGGGTATTTTTGGTTGGATCAACCGATATATCTTTACACCGTTCTATACTTTCTTAAGCTCGTTCCTACCTTATGGTATAGCAATTATTATCATGACCATAGTAGTGCGCTTGGCTCTATCTCCGGTGACGTACAAATCTTATTTGTCGCAAGCCAAAATGAAGGTATTGAAGCCCGAGATTTCGGAAATCAACGAGAAATACAAGGACAACGCCATGAAAAAGCAGCAAGAGACCATGAAGGTCTATAACAAGGCAGGGGTGAGTCCAATGAGCGGTTGTGTGCCAGCCTTGTTGCAGTTGCCTATTTTCTACTCCTTGTTCATGTTTTTCCCAACTTCTTTTGCATTAAGACAAAAGCCGTTTTTGTGGGCAGAAGACCTTTCTTCTTACGATACCATTTTTGAACTACCTTTTACCATACCGTTTTATGGCGATCACGTGAGTTTGTTCCCAATTTTGGCATCCGTAGCGATTTTCTTTTATATGCAGATGACCACTGGACAGAGTATGCAGATGCAACAGCAACCGGGTATGCCGAACATGAAATTTATTATGTACCTATCACCAATTATGATGTTGTTCTTCTTCAACAACTATGCGAGTGGTTTGAGTTTGTACTATTTCATTTCCAATTTGATTACCATCTTTATTATGTTGGCCATCAAAAACTACATTTTGGACGAGGATAAGATCCATGCCCAGATCCAGGAAAACAAAAAGAAACCTAAAAAGGAGAACAAGTTCCAGCGTAAAATGCGCGAGATGATGGAACAGGCAGAGGAGCAGAAAAAAGCAGGTAGAAGATAA
- a CDS encoding CTP synthase produces the protein MSETKYIFVTGGVTSSLGKGIIAASLAKLLQARGYRTTIQKLDPYINVDPGTLNPYEHGECYVTDDGAETDLDLGHYERFLNVRTSQANNVTTGRIYQSVIEKERRGEFLGKTVQVVPHITNEIKERIQILGNSGDYDIIITEIGGTVGDIESLPYIEAVRQLLWELGEHNGIVIHLTLVPFLSAAGELKTKPTQHSVKTLMESGIKADILVCRTEHHISEDIKEKLALFCNVRKEAVIQSIDASTIYDVPLLMQEEGLDTVTLEKLALPNTTEPNLDQWKEFLNRHKNPKDKVVIGLIGKYVELPDSYKSIQEAFIHAGAANEVKVEVKSIHSEHLSPSNVAQKLKGLDGILVAPGFGERGIEGKVKAVRYARENNIPFLGICLGMQMAVIEFARTVLGLEKANSTEMNKQTPDPVISLMEEQKSITDMGGTMRLGAWDCHLKEGSLVKSVYGTSDIEERHRHRYEFNNQYKEQLEAAGLVASGLNPKTGLVEVVEIPTHPWFVGVQYHPEYKSTVASPHPLFVGFVKAVLAQKQKQNNASLA, from the coding sequence ATGTCAGAGACCAAGTACATTTTCGTTACGGGAGGCGTTACTTCTTCATTGGGAAAAGGAATTATTGCCGCATCCTTGGCCAAACTACTGCAAGCCAGGGGATACCGAACAACCATCCAAAAATTAGATCCATACATAAATGTTGATCCCGGAACATTGAATCCGTACGAACACGGTGAATGCTATGTTACCGACGATGGTGCCGAAACCGATTTGGACCTTGGGCATTATGAGCGTTTTTTGAACGTACGCACTTCACAGGCCAACAACGTGACCACAGGAAGGATTTACCAAAGCGTAATCGAAAAAGAACGTAGAGGAGAGTTTTTGGGTAAAACGGTGCAGGTGGTCCCCCACATTACCAACGAGATCAAAGAGCGTATCCAAATTTTGGGGAACAGTGGCGACTACGATATCATTATTACCGAAATAGGAGGTACCGTAGGTGATATTGAATCCCTGCCCTATATTGAGGCAGTTAGGCAATTACTTTGGGAACTGGGAGAGCATAATGGTATAGTGATCCATCTTACTTTGGTGCCATTTTTGTCCGCCGCGGGGGAATTAAAGACCAAACCAACACAGCACTCCGTAAAAACTTTGATGGAAAGTGGAATCAAGGCTGATATTTTGGTGTGCCGTACAGAGCATCATATTTCTGAAGACATCAAGGAGAAATTGGCACTTTTCTGCAATGTTAGAAAAGAGGCCGTAATCCAATCCATAGACGCATCCACTATTTACGATGTACCATTGTTGATGCAAGAAGAAGGCTTGGATACCGTAACATTGGAAAAGTTGGCCCTGCCGAACACTACAGAACCAAATCTTGATCAATGGAAGGAGTTTTTGAACAGACACAAAAATCCAAAGGATAAAGTAGTGATCGGATTGATCGGAAAGTATGTGGAACTTCCCGACTCGTACAAATCCATTCAAGAGGCCTTTATCCATGCAGGTGCCGCCAACGAAGTCAAAGTTGAGGTTAAATCCATTCATTCCGAGCATTTGTCCCCAAGCAATGTAGCTCAAAAGTTAAAAGGATTGGACGGTATTTTGGTGGCTCCAGGTTTTGGGGAACGCGGTATAGAGGGCAAGGTAAAGGCGGTAAGATATGCTAGGGAAAACAATATTCCGTTCTTGGGTATTTGTTTGGGAATGCAAATGGCCGTGATCGAATTTGCCCGAACAGTTCTTGGTCTGGAAAAAGCCAATTCAACGGAAATGAACAAGCAAACGCCCGATCCTGTGATCAGTTTAATGGAAGAACAAAAATCCATTACCGATATGGGAGGTACCATGCGTTTGGGAGCTTGGGACTGCCATTTAAAAGAAGGTAGCTTGGTTAAAAGCGTCTATGGAACTTCCGATATAGAGGAAAGGCATAGACACCGATATGAATTCAACAACCAATATAAGGAACAATTGGAAGCAGCTGGATTGGTCGCATCCGGGCTCAATCCAAAAACAGGATTGGTGGAAGTTGTGGAAATTCCAACACATCCTTGGTTTGTCGGGGTACAGTATCACCCCGAATATAAGAGTACCGTAGCCAGCCCGCACCCTTTGTTTGTTGGGTTTGTAAAAGCGGTATTGGCCCAAAAACAAAAACAAAACAATGCCAGTTTGGCATAA
- a CDS encoding DUF3820 family protein has protein sequence MEMRPDTEQLLEMAHYKMPFGKYKGRYLVDLPLAYLVWFRQKGFPKGKLGDYLNTMLTIKDNNLEPIIRKLQKDFPKEST, from the coding sequence ATGGAAATGCGTCCCGATACAGAACAGCTTTTGGAAATGGCCCATTATAAAATGCCCTTTGGTAAGTACAAAGGGCGATATTTGGTGGATCTGCCTCTTGCCTATTTGGTATGGTTCAGGCAAAAAGGTTTTCCCAAAGGTAAACTTGGCGACTACCTTAATACCATGCTGACCATTAAGGATAACAACCTGGAACCCATCATCAGAAAACTGCAAAAAGATTTTCCTAAAGAATCTACCTGA
- a CDS encoding hydroxypyruvate isomerase family protein has product MKRRNFIATAAVGSAGLASGSAMTSDQVLPQTFKLKHNINHSVCEWCFSDIPFEDFLKTLKELGVNAIDLIGPDRWPILKKYDIHCSMCNGAEISLTEGWNNPKYHEQLIKNYTEMIPKVAEAGYTNLICFSGNRNGMNDYVGLQNCVDGLSQIIPLAEKHGVIIQMELFNQVNHPDYMCDNSLWGVELCKHLASDNFKLLFDIYHMQIQEGDIIRSIQNYHPYFGHYHTAGVPGRHEIDETQELYYPAIIKAIHDTGFTGYVAQEFIVTWEDKIAALKDAFMRCDV; this is encoded by the coding sequence ATGAAACGTAGAAATTTTATTGCCACCGCAGCTGTTGGCTCTGCCGGCCTGGCCTCTGGTTCGGCCATGACCTCCGACCAAGTACTGCCCCAAACATTTAAGTTAAAACACAATATAAACCATAGTGTTTGTGAATGGTGTTTTAGCGATATTCCCTTTGAAGATTTTTTAAAGACCTTAAAGGAGCTTGGAGTAAATGCAATTGATTTGATCGGTCCGGACAGATGGCCTATTTTAAAAAAATATGACATTCACTGTTCGATGTGCAACGGTGCTGAAATAAGTTTGACGGAGGGATGGAACAACCCCAAATATCACGAACAGCTTATTAAGAATTACACCGAAATGATTCCGAAAGTTGCGGAAGCGGGCTATACCAACCTAATCTGCTTTAGTGGAAACCGAAATGGCATGAACGATTATGTCGGTCTTCAAAATTGTGTGGACGGCCTTTCACAAATTATTCCATTGGCGGAAAAACATGGCGTGATAATTCAGATGGAGCTGTTTAACCAAGTAAACCATCCAGATTATATGTGCGACAATTCACTTTGGGGCGTGGAGCTTTGCAAACATTTGGCCAGCGACAATTTTAAATTGCTGTTCGATATCTACCACATGCAAATTCAGGAAGGCGATATTATCCGAAGCATACAAAACTACCACCCCTATTTTGGGCACTACCACACGGCCGGTGTTCCAGGCAGGCACGAAATTGATGAAACCCAAGAACTCTACTACCCGGCCATTATCAAAGCCATACATGATACCGGATTTACAGGCTACGTGGCTCAAGAATTCATTGTGACATGGGAGGATAAAATTGCAGCGCTTAAAGATGCTTTTATGCGGTGCGATGTGTGA
- a CDS encoding TrkH family potassium uptake protein: MFSKILSRYKRFQISKSPQLNLVWGFFLYALIGFLLLSIPLFHRTDVSFLDNLFISTSAISTTGLVTLSIFDSYNFFGQFIIMVLIQLGGIGYMTLTTYYLLFTTKRITRWHQKIIGAEFTMPASIQIKDFIKSVVYFTLVMEFLGTIAFYIAFHQEGITGLKGVWFSLFHSVSSFCTAGFSLFNDSFESFSANTLINWTISILAIAGSLGFIVITDVWYRITGKSKNITFTTKIIVYGFILLLGIGTLIFYFNEPYAQVSDHRLMKAFFQSMTSMTTVGFNTVSISSLSLPLLLLTIFLMYIGASPSGTAGGMKITTLTAMVAILKSRLLGQKKITFLKRTIPLERLFVATSTFILYTSMIFLFSFLLSFTEQSSFDKILFEVASALGTVGLSTGITTDLSELGKSLIILLMFLGRVGVLTFGFALLMRMTKQPLEAKSEDLAV; encoded by the coding sequence ATGTTCAGCAAAATTCTATCCCGATACAAAAGATTCCAGATAAGCAAGTCGCCCCAACTCAACTTAGTATGGGGCTTTTTTTTGTACGCATTAATAGGTTTTCTATTACTGTCAATTCCACTCTTTCATAGGACTGATGTTTCATTTTTGGATAACCTATTTATTTCAACCTCGGCCATTTCAACAACGGGGCTCGTAACGCTAAGTATTTTTGACTCCTATAATTTCTTTGGACAGTTCATTATCATGGTCCTTATTCAGTTGGGAGGGATTGGGTACATGACCTTGACCACCTACTACCTGCTCTTTACGACAAAGCGTATAACCCGATGGCACCAAAAGATCATTGGAGCAGAGTTCACCATGCCCGCCAGCATCCAAATAAAGGATTTCATTAAAAGTGTCGTTTACTTCACATTGGTTATGGAGTTTTTGGGAACCATCGCATTCTATATCGCTTTCCACCAAGAAGGAATTACAGGACTAAAAGGGGTGTGGTTCTCCTTGTTCCATAGCGTATCGTCCTTTTGCACCGCCGGTTTTAGTTTGTTCAATGATAGTTTTGAAAGTTTTTCGGCAAATACGCTGATCAACTGGACCATTTCTATTCTAGCTATCGCAGGGTCCCTAGGTTTTATTGTGATAACGGATGTTTGGTACAGAATTACCGGAAAATCAAAGAATATCACATTTACCACCAAGATTATCGTGTATGGCTTTATCCTTCTGCTGGGTATTGGCACCTTGATCTTCTATTTCAACGAACCTTATGCCCAGGTATCCGACCATCGTCTTATGAAAGCCTTTTTCCAATCAATGACTTCCATGACCACTGTGGGGTTCAATACCGTATCCATTAGTTCACTTTCTCTGCCGCTTCTCCTTTTGACCATTTTTTTGATGTATATCGGCGCATCGCCATCCGGTACCGCCGGTGGGATGAAGATAACCACATTGACCGCCATGGTAGCTATTTTAAAAAGTAGGTTGCTTGGACAGAAAAAAATCACCTTCTTAAAAAGAACCATTCCTTTGGAACGGCTTTTTGTGGCGACATCCACCTTTATCCTCTATACATCAATGATTTTCCTTTTTAGCTTTTTGCTTTCCTTTACCGAGCAATCCAGCTTTGACAAAATCCTTTTTGAGGTGGCCTCAGCGCTAGGAACCGTAGGCTTGAGCACCGGAATTACCACCGACTTGTCCGAGCTTGGGAAATCGCTAATTATCTTATTGATGTTCTTGGGCCGCGTTGGAGTCCTTACCTTTGGTTTTGCTCTGTTGATGCGAATGACAAAACAACCTTTGGAGGCTAAAAGTGAAGATCTGGCCGTGTAA
- a CDS encoding helix-turn-helix domain-containing protein, translating to MSTYDLSYESVISRNQINSIEKGNINTSICTLKSLADAMGLKVKDLIDF from the coding sequence ATCTCTACCTACGACCTCTCATACGAGTCCGTTATTTCGCGCAATCAGATAAATTCCATAGAAAAAGGGAACATCAATACCTCAATCTGTACTTTGAAGTCACTTGCAGACGCTATGGGACTTAAGGTCAAGGATTTGATTGATTTTTAA
- a CDS encoding DUF922 domain-containing protein: MDKLVAIGCFFLFGFLGFAQEIEEGVLWNSDIRLKWADFKGKVPPAAESAATTASGISYSYSANLLHHEVKLDYEVNAFFYPNESWYKPELCNENTLAHEQLHFDITELFARKMRAKLRRTSFSDDVKGEVRKIYQDILKELQEYQERYDWETNFSRNREKQAEWNKKIVEALKNQSNP; this comes from the coding sequence TTGGATAAACTAGTTGCAATAGGATGTTTTTTTCTGTTTGGTTTTTTGGGTTTTGCACAAGAGATCGAAGAAGGCGTTCTATGGAACAGTGATATTAGGCTCAAATGGGCCGATTTTAAGGGGAAGGTTCCCCCGGCAGCCGAATCGGCTGCCACCACCGCCAGTGGTATTAGTTATTCCTATTCTGCCAACTTGCTCCACCACGAGGTTAAATTGGATTATGAGGTAAATGCGTTTTTTTATCCCAACGAAAGCTGGTACAAGCCGGAGCTGTGCAATGAAAACACCTTGGCCCACGAGCAATTACATTTTGATATTACCGAACTTTTTGCCCGTAAAATGCGCGCAAAACTGCGCCGCACCTCTTTCTCTGATGATGTTAAGGGAGAAGTGCGCAAAATATACCAGGATATTTTAAAGGAACTACAAGAATACCAAGAGCGGTACGATTGGGAGACCAATTTTTCCCGAAACCGGGAAAAGCAAGCCGAGTGGAATAAGAAGATTGTGGAAGCACTTAAAAATCAATCAAATCCTTGA